The Fusarium fujikuroi IMI 58289 draft genome, chromosome FFUJ_chr05 DNA segment TCGGGGTTGGATGCCAGGTAGTTGTAAACGGCGTCGGCGGCAGTCATACTACTATCTGGAGGAAGCTCAGAGAAAGCGGATGCGAGCTCGGACATGAACACGATGATAATGGAAGATGAGTTGGTaagaagatcgagaaagGCATCCGCAGGCCGCTTTCGGCTCAGGTGGCTAGAAACGGAGAGAAGGTAAGATGTGAGCGTCTTGCGACACGCCAAAGGAAACGAGTGGTCAGTCGGAACAATCGGACTGTACCACCACTTAACATAGTCCCTGACAATAGCATCGACAAGGCCCCCAAGTGCCTCACGGGTCTCTGGTCGGAACTCGTCGAAATTTTTCAGAGCcggctcttcatcatcgctgctgtCTTCGCGCTTCTCTCCTGTCTGGTTGTTTTTGGCCTCAAGAAGCCTATCTATAACGTCGATTCCTCGCTCTCGTCGCACAGCTTTGGCGAGCTCTGGGTTACGCGCTTCCCACGAAATGAATCCGGCAACTCCGCCCAAGGCGCCGATTAAAACGAGACCTAAGCGTCCCATAGTGAAGTATGTGAAAGCAGCAAACCCAACTGCGACGCCGGCAAGTGACTCTGAAGTCGCTGTGGCAAAGAAGTGGATGACTTTTGCAATTGGAGTGCCATCTTCAGTTGCAGTTCTTGTATTGCTCGTTTCGGTTCTCGTGGAATTCGTAATGGGGTTGTCAGAGGTCATTGCGTCGTTTGTTGCAGTCATCTTGTTAGCAAGATTATTTGCATCTGATTGCTTATCTGTTAACAGCGGCTTGTCGTCGTCTTGTGTCTGTGAAAGTGTAGGCAATGGCGATCCATTGAGTGCTATAACCTTCGGCTTTGACGGGTTCGTAAAGGAAGCACCTGGCTGAGGCGCATTTTGGTTGGGGAATGCGGTTGAACTCATGGGGAATGGAAGGCTGTCTAGGGTTGTTTCGGTACGCAACCCAGATGTTGAAGCTCTCCTAACGAAAGAAGGAGACACTGGAACCCAGGTGAGCTCCCGTAAGCATAGCCAGTGGAAATAGAGAGTTGGATGAGAAACGTGAAGAAAAGTGAAACCGAGAGCAAAAGGAGTAAAGCAGTAGACTAGATAAATGTAGGGAATGAAATGAAGGAATCGTGCAAGGTTTGGAATTTGTCTGGAACGCTGGGGGTAATGGATGTGGCCGAATTACAGCAGGCGCAATAGCTGGTGTCGCGTGTCTGAGGTGCCAGGTGGGCTTTTTTAGCCTCAAATTGCCGAGCATTGGAATTGCTTGTCTTCAAGTCTTCAGGGGTCATGGCCCCTAAACCCAAGGGTAGGGCTGCGACCAAGTACTGAAGAGAAAGCTTGATAAAATACGCTGTGAGAGGGCATGCCAATTTCATCCTAAATTTGTTCGAATCTTTCTATCACCCAAGATCGAAGTAACAAGTTCATGCTGGTGCGGTCCGTGTCACAAAGTAGTGGGCTTCAACTGCCATCGTGCACTAAAAACGGCAACAAAGTCTAATGCTGCCCCTGATTTATCTCCACTGCAGAGTTACGGCGTCCAATCTTTCTTGTGTGATGTCTTGTTTCGTTTGATTACCCTTGCCAGGTTATTGTACCCTAGGCCGCCTTGACGTGATCAGTCgatctttaatttacttgATGTAAGATGGTGAAAACTTGAGTGAATATCTGAGGTGACGAGAGAGGATAATCCTGAACCTACCTAAACATGCAAGCCCAAGGTATATATTCAAGCTGGAATGCGGCCTTCAATGAGTTTTATTAGCCGTCGAGCCAGAAAGTTTACGACCGCATGATAAGATCCAATACGTACCTGAGGTGGTTTGCCGAGTGGATTGGTCCAATCTTGATATATCACGTGCATTGGTGTCACATCGCGCGTAGCTACCAACCGCGTCTCCTCCAGGCTAGGAGGCAGGTCTAGTTCAAGCTCAACTTTCAAGCCAAGTGACAGacatctcaacatcttctgaCGAAACAGTATTAGAGTGTCCAACTTTTGAAAAGACTTTTACGATTCTCAAAATGGCCCGCACATCTGCTGCCAAAAAGCGCGCTGCCGATTCTGATAGTGAGCTCGAGACTGTTTCTAAAAGAGTCAAGAGTGGAACATTAGTTGAGTCGGACGgtaaagatgatgatggaaatcCATTCTGGGAGGTACACGAGTTCGAAGCATCTACCGTTGGGCTCGTGCGCTAATAGGACGTGTTCAGCTCTCAAACAAGCGCCGTGTTGGTGTATCAGACTTCAGCAAGAAAACCTTTGTCAATATTCGCGAATTCTATGATAAGGATGGCAAGTCTTTGCCTGGCAAGAAGGTATTTCTGGAGGTTTCATTCACCTTGGACATCTCACTGATTAGTTGAGTAGGGTATTTCGCTTTCCATCGAGCAGTACAATGCTTTCCTTAAGGCTGTTCCACAGATCAATGCTGTTCTTCGCGCCAAGGGTCTCGTAGTTGAGGGTGACGTTGCAGACGAGCCTGAAACTGCTCTGATTCCAGCTGCCAAGGCTAAGAAAGAGCGAAAGAAGTCACCGAAGGCGAACATTGAGACCAccagtgaggaagaggactAGAGCGGCGTATCCGGCATTTTCTTATCGAATTTTCTTTCTAACGTCTTTTCGCACTGGAGTAGGGCTTGTATTAGCACTACGTATACCACACATGGAGTTTTTGGAGTCGCGGTCATCACGCCCTTGGGGCCCAATCGGTGATTTGTGCATGGGATCACCTTCTGGCTCTATGTCAGAATGATGGATTTCAGCAAAGTAACGAGAGgaatagtaatataatcaAGGTTCATGGAGCGGACATGAAATCCAGAATGGTCAATGTATAATCGCATCGGACCTATGATGAGGAATACCATGCAAACAAGGTAACTCAAGTTAATTACAACATCTAGCATAGCGAAAGACTTGGTCTCGTTATGCAGCAGATAAGCTTTACTGGAATATATCAAAATCAAGATTCACATTGATGGCAAAGGTCCTGCTTTATCAAGGTAAAGCCATGGGGTCATGGGGGGTCTATCTGCAGCAAGAGTCTTGCTGATCTGAAACAGAGCCTATACGACGGTGTGAACAAGCAAAACTTCAAGAAATGACTTACTGGGAACACGTTATTTGTAAGATGGAAATATGTATGTCACACAGGGTTATCGCTCAGCCGTTCGGACTATCGCAATCATATGGGGCAGCGCAGCTTTACCAACTACTGTACTACGCAGTTTTCCAATGTCCAAGTCACACCGCTTGGCTTTGTCACTcggaggttgaggagaaCTCCGTCAGCCTTCCATTAACTTACAGGGAATACTCTCAGGAGAGCATCCGACGCTAATGAATGAGAACTGTGCGCATTTAGAACTTGTATGCAGTCCATGGCAGGGTTGTAGCTAGCTCGAGATTCGAATCCGGCTGGTAGATAGGCTTAATGAGCGGATGGTTTCTGGAGACGGGAGTTCTTGTGTTTATACGGACTAGACGGATAGCTTAACATTACCAAACCCCATGCTCGTCCTTAGTTTCAAATCTCGAAAGGGGCGGATCGACGCGCAAGCCTTATTCCCGACGAGCTAGCTTGTCCTCGATAAGAAACTTATTACAATCCAAAGTTTAGCAGTCAGCATTCGCCTATCAAAGTTCTCATTCcagttaaatattaagagTCTGGAACAATTCCACGGCTGTGATTAGGACAAAATATCAGGTCTGGAACTCGAATAGTAAATGACTGCGCCCCGCTCACTCACGCTTCTACCAAGTATCATGAAGTTGATCAGCAACTCTAAGTTACAGCATGGCAATGTCGGCTGCGGCCTGGCTACCTGGCAATGGTGATTAGTAGCCAGCCactgtactccgtatccAGACTTTCTTTCAACACTGGTCACTTTGAGAATTCAGCTGCATTGCAGTCCTTATCAGAAGTTGAAGAACCTAGATAGAGAGACTTGCTGAGTTGCTGCTTCAGTATTAGTGATCTTGGGGAAAGACGCAATGCCATGTTTTCTAGAAATGCCTTATTATCAGGAACATTACGAGTGCTATACAAGATCATGGCGGTAACACAAGTCCTGATGCCAAGCCCCCATAGAACGGGAGATGGatgggtgatgatgctgatggatGCCCAGCTTTAGCGCCTCCCAAGCCCCTGGACCCAGCAAAAATCGGACCTACGGCCTCCTATTTCGGGCTTAACATCCAATATTATTTGCTGGTTCTATCCACCTTAACTACTGACTTGTCCTCTCATCTCCAAGTCTGCGCCTTGTTTCACCCTCTCATCAACTGTACAATTGAATTCCTCGTTTTCCTTTGTTGATTTTTACATTATCATCACTCTGGTCACTTTTTGTTTTATTTGTTTTGCCCGAGGGTTTTCTTTTACAGGTTTCTGCTCCTAACAAAGCTACCGGAACTCACGATCGGCTCTTCCGCTCAGTAACGCAGCTCAAGAACAAACCATTATAATCCTTTCCGTTCAAGCTCTTTTCATCAGCTATCAAGCCACGGGTTTATCTAATCTTTCAAATCCAATTTGTCTCTCGTGTGTGAGCGGCAGCATCACGTATATCTGAAAATATCCTATTTTTGTTTGATGTTTGTgctattaaagttataatcaTCTTGTTATTTCAAACACCAGCTTCTGAAATGCGCATTTCATGGCGTCTCGGCTCTGGATACGTCGAGTCAGTGGATGACTATATCGGCGTGTTAATACCACTAGAGGAAGCTCATCTTTACAGCCAAGCGGCTAAAGCGAAGGGCGCCGGCCATGGGGAAACGCGGGAGGAGGGCGAGATGGACGATTTGGAGATGAAAGAAGAACGCGAGGGCATGCTTGAAGGTGATGCTGCTGAGTATACGGTAGATGGCCTACGCAAAGAAATGAGAGAAGGGCGACGAGGTCAATGGACGACATATGAGAGTGAGTGCTACATTTAAGACTGGTGCATTTATGAGCTAACGAGGTTTCAGTCAAATCAAAGCTCATGAATAAGGCAATTGGAGATATCGGTATGGGCAGTTATAACTGGCAGTTATTCGTTCTCtgtggatgtggatggtTCGCCGACAACCTTTGGATGCAGGGAGTGTCACTCTGTCTGCCATCTCTATCAGGCGAATTCGGTGTCGATGAAAAGACGGTTCGATACACAACCAGCGCCCTGTTCGTCGGTCTATCGATTGGGAGTTTTTTCTGGGGAATTGGGTCCGATTTCCTTGGTCGTCGCATTGCCTTCAACACTACCTTGCTTATTACCAGTGTCTTTGGCATCATGTCCGCTTATGCCCAAAGCTGGGGCAgtgtttgcttcttcttcagtgcCCTTGGTTTCGGCGTTGGCGGTAATCTTCCTGTTGATGGTGCTCTCTTCCTGGAATTCCTCCCTGATGCTTCCAGCGCTTTGCTCACTCTGCTGTCCGTCTGGTGGCCCTTTGGACAACTTGTCTCATCTCTGATTGCATGGTACTTTATCGGCAACTGGCCAGTTGAACAGGGTTGGCGATACTTCATTGTCACCATCGGCATTGTTACTTTCGCCATGTTTGTTGTCCGATTCTTCGTCTTTCATCTCTTCGAGTCACCCAAGTTCCTTCTTAACAAGGGTCGCCAACATGAAGCAGTGGCTGTCATTCATGGTCTGGCATACCGTAATGGTACCAAGACGTGGCTTACTTCAGAGCTTCTCGACTTGGTTGCTTGCGAGGATGGCGAAGATCTAGCTCATgttgcagagaagaagattccTGCTCCATCAACTATTGGTTTCCTCCGTGAGAAGTTCCAGTCATTTTCTGGAGAGCGCCTGCGACCTCTATTCCAGAACAAGACCCTCGGCATGGCAACTTCTTTGATCTGGTTCTGCTGGGCTACGATCGGCATGGGATATCCTCTTTTCAATGCTTTCCTTCCTCAATACTTTGCTCGTGCACATAACGAAGCATCGGATAACATGCAGTCCGAAACAGATACCATCTCATCAGACACATACCGCAACTACGCCATCGCATCTGTCATGGGCGTCCCTGGGTCTCTTCTCGCTGCATACCTCGTTGATCACCCGTCCCCATTCCTCGGTCGTCGAGGAACGCTTGCTAGTTCCACCCTCCTCTCCGCGGTgttccttttcctctttgtcTTCTACGGCACTACATCAACTGCCCAACTACTTATGTCTTGTGTCGAGGCTTTCGCCCAAAACATCATGTACGGTGTTCTGTACGCCTTTACGCCTGAAATATTCCCTGCTCCTGTTCGAGGCGCTGGCACCGGCGTGGCCAGCTTCCTGAACCGCATTACTGGCCTCATGGCACCCATCATTGCCGCTACCGTTCCTGGCGATGGTGCTACTACACCTATTATCATGTCTGCGGTCCTTATTTTGTCTGCTTTTATTGGCATTTGTCTCATTCCCATCGAGACAAGAGGTGCCTCACGACTTTGAATCCTCGACTTTCAATTAAGTGCGGCCCTGCAAGCAAAATAGGCACCGCACAAAACCTTTGTTACAACACACACATACTAACGACCTGGAGTCAAAGAGTGGTCTTGGGTATAACTTGCATTTCTGATGTCATTTGCAGCGGGGTTTGGCAGTGCTTTGTATTTCATGCTGTCCATAAAGTTGTCTGCATAGAGCACACATTAACTAGtgcttatttaaagttacAATAGATATTGATGACGTTTGTCTATCTGTTACCTTTCGCACCTGCCGGTGCAtcaactctcctcttcctcagtgaCGTTCCCATGGCATCTCTAACCATAGGGTCAGCTCTAATAGTATTCTGTACAAGCCACTCCCTCATCTTGCCCTGTAGATTGGACGTTGCTTCATTGTCGCCCTTAAAGGGAGCCATTTCCATATCCAATAGTCTTACAGCATCTCTGTCAAGTTGCTTTGTCAGCATTTCAAGGCGATGTAGGCTTTGTCTTAGAGCCTTTTCGTCGTCCTCCTCAGACTTTTCTGGCCCCGTGATCATGAATGCAATGAGAGGTCCTATCTGGTTGAGAGCAATATAGAAAGTGATCGTGAGTCTCCGGGCGAGAGAGATGATCTGGAAAGGTAGATATGGTGGCGAAGATGTAAATCGGAGGAGGACGGCGTTGATGGCACTGACAAAAGGTGGGAACTCGGGACGTGTTACGGCATGGAGCTCGAATACGCAAAGGGCGATCAGGACTAGCCACCGATAGTATTTGCCAAACTCCATGTAGCCAAATAAGCCCAGAATGTAAATTGATGCGGCAGCCACAACGTAATGAGGCAGGATGCCGGAGACAACACCACGGGTAACATAATCTCTGATAGTAACGCATTTCTGCCACCGTGCAATCTCAGGTCCGAAGCGTTCATATGCAAATCTTTTCGCGGTATCTTGTAGCGTATCACTAGCAACCTTGAGGTGCATGAAAAAGGCTGCAGAATCGCCAGCGTCCTTGCCTGCTTTGTCTGGGTGGTGCATGGCAGCCAAGCGGCGGAAGCGCGTCTTGATTTCGCGATCGGCAGCATCGAGTGGCACTCCGAGATCTGCATAGTATGAGGATATGCGGCGCTGTTCATAGTCCGCTTCGAAGATTGTGTAGCAGAGGTAGGCAGCGACAACGAGGATATGTATGGTGCGTCGATGCGAATTATAGCGGGCAGAGCCAGGGGCAGGCTTTGGATCGCCGGCGCGAATGGTAAAGCCGTAATAGATGGACTGGAGCCATCCTGTTGCAAGCTATGAAGCGGTTAGCAGGTCAAGCAAGTTCTCCGAGAAAGAATCTCATACATTTGGGAGAAAAGCCCAGCCTAGCATGGACAAATAGCCAGACATGGCGGGCAGCGGATCATTGGAAGATGTTTAGTGAGTTTCGGAATTATATGCGAATGCGTtaaagagcaagaaaatTTCTGGTATCAACCAAGTTGAGAATACCCGTGTTAGTAGGTTGTTATTTGATGTGGCCAGATTGTACCGTAGTAAGGAAGCTTGCAAAGGCTCGCGCTGGCAATTGTTAGTTGGTGTTTCGAGCTCCAGTGCGTCAGAGTGGGTCTAGAGTCTTACAAGCCGAAGCCATTTCTTTGTCATTGCGTCCAcgactcttcagcttcagttACTCATACAAGCACTTTCGCTGACATACCTAGTACGGAATAGCAGAATAAATCTTCAATGCCTTTGTTATATGCTTTACCTACACACAATAACCGCTATAAATAATTGAGAGTCTGGCTTGGACGTTGATCCCCGTTTCGGTGTCAAAATGTAGTCATCTCTCGTGAGGCGTGAGTAAACATCAAATTATCACTTCCTATCATTCATATACTTAGAGGCTATTGCCACCCGAGCATCTACTCTTTGCATTGCTCTCCAAAGGAACGCTGTGTGCCTGGTGAGAGCTATGCGACTGGGGTTCTGAGCCAGCCATCTCATCGTTGCATTCTACCAGCCCTCACAACGAGTAGATGCATAAAGAACGTGCCGAAAACAGACGTTAAAACCGTCGAACTATTGATCGTATTATTCAACTTGTGGTAGAATTACTGTTATAATTTGTGGCTGCGAAGGCTTGAAGCAACATGCTGGCAGTCAGTACGAGTGTGGGGATATTGTTTTATATACATACCTAGCCTTAAGCTTTCTCTGAGGGCTCTGCTTTCACTCGCAGTCTCCCCAGACACTGCCTTTCTGGTTTTTTGGCCATGCGATTTTCATTGATATTAGCGTTTGCTACGGCAGCTTTAGCAGCGTGCAATGGTCATGATGAGCTCTGCGGGCGAAAATATTCGGACATCACTTTCATTGGGACGCACAACAGCGCTTTTGTTGGAGAGCTTCCAATTAACAACCAATACATCTCAGTCTCAGAACAACTCAATTTAGGCGTACGGTTCTTGCAGGCTCAGACAcaagacaaggatggcaatATACAGATGTGCCACACTCACTGCTGGCAACTGGACGCTGGACCATTGCATAACTATCTAGAAGAGATATCAGAATGGCTCGGGAAGAACCCAGATGAGGTTGTGACGATACTACTGACGAACGTCGATGCCCTGCCGATTGAAAAGTTCGACGAAGCTTTCAGTTGTGCAGGGTTAAAAGACCTTGTCTTTCGTCCTAAGAAGAGGCTTTCTCAAGACGAGTGGCCAACTCTGCAAGAGCTACTTGATGATGGAACTCGGCTTATTGTATTCATGGGTATGCCTTGTTCTGTTGATTCGTTTCTTGAGCTTACTGACTGTTATAGATTTCAACATGGATGTGAGCAAAGTTGACTACATACTTGATGAGTTCCACTATTTCTGGGAGACTCCATTCGGTGAAACCGACTCCTCGTTTCCAACCTGCAAGGTTGACCGCCCGGAGAAGGGGGATCCAACTGTACTCATGGGGATTATGAACCATATGTTGAACTACGACATCATGGGTGTCGTCGTCCCAAAGCAGGCCAATGCAGAGAAGACGAATTCAGAGTATTCTATCCAAAAACAGGTATACCTTTGCGAGAGCAGCTGGGGCAGGCGACCGAATGTCGTTCTTGTAAGTGGCGTATAAATGTTAAAAGGATGTATCTAATTGAATGGCACAGTTGGACTGGGTTAACGTTGGAGAGGCAATGGACGCCCAGATATCTCTGAATGGTTTATGAGGATCGCACATTTGAATTCCCGCAAACGAAGGCCGTACTAAGAGTTATGGACATAGACATCTTCTAGTAAATCCCCCGAACTATCTATAGATCAATATGATTTACATTCACGCACTGCGATCCAACAGTCACAGTCGGACGGGCTAATCGACTATCAGTGTGATTTGCTTGGTGGTACTGGTTGCCATTCCAGTAGTACCGTCCTTCAGTACTGAGAACCCCCATCTGCCTGTTCCTGTAATGTCAGGAGTTCCTTCAAATCCCCAAAGATGTCTAACCCCGGATCGTGCATGTAATTTTTGGCATATGTACCTTGGAATAATTCCGTTCGGCTGAGGTCATCATATCGTGGTTGTTTTGACATGATGTTGTTATGTTATTGATGAAGACTGCAAAACGGTATGTAAAGACTAGCTGTTGATTGGTAGCTTAAAAGTACCTTGGCTGCTAGCGGGAAGATCCAGGGATTATGTTCCTGGCTAGCGCAGTCATCCCCTAAGCAAACTCTATTACATCCATTGGACCCCCCTTAGGGAGCAAAAAAACACCAGACTTATTAGAGGGTATCAAAAATAAACTCGGCAAGGAGCCCCCTAAgattaggctagatttacctaagaaCTTGTATCGCTTGGGGTCAAAGTCCTAACTTTTCTTTCCGCCCTAAACCCCAACGGCCAGATACCTCAGTTTGTTTACTTGGCCCGCATAAACAAAGAAAGATGTAATGGATACCCCAGAATACGAGTTTGGGAGGTTCTTCACTTGCCTATGTGCCAAAACGGGCATGATCCGAGGAAAGGCTACACGATTCGTGATAATGCATTGCACAGAACCAAGACAAGACATGCCAGAGCCCTCGTCAAAGTCTCAAAGAGCCCCTTTTCATAGACGGAATGCCGAATCTGAATCACTTGGGCTTTTGCTTGTGACGCACGTAGTTGAGTAAATATCTTGGCCAGACCTATGTCGACTACTGTACAGCCTAAGTAGGTAGACAAAATGGAATCTTAACTTTCCTGATTGAGCCTGCAATTTCACATCCACTCTTCATCTATCTATTGGCAGCCCAGCGGACATAAACATCACACTTCCATCATTTGCCGTCCCCTCTACAAATCTACCTACACCTCATCTTAGTGGCGCGCCTCCTTTTCCGGCTTTGTCTCCCTGATCTTCCTACCAGCCTTAGCAAATGTTCAATTAAGCATCCAAATTGTGATTTCCTTTGGCATCTctggctttctttttttgttttccctttctttcttcctctctcttcgCCTTCTTTTGTTTTCTCTTTCCATCATCTTATATCTCCCCCACACCCAGACCCATACAATGTTGCTTCGCAAGCTCGGGCATGCCCTGGCTGCGACAGCAGGTAAGTTTGCCCTCTCTTCTAAAAGACGAagtcttttatctttttcttaCTGCTGCTGACAAGCATTCTTCGGCAGCCCTTTTTCCAGTCGCTTTTGCCAAAGATGAAGGTGGTCAATCCACCTTCGTTTCCCCAGACGGAGACGTAGCGTTTGCGATTGACATTGGCGAGAACACCAACACCGAAGTCTACTTCAGTCTCCGCGTTAAGAAGAATCGATCCTGGGGCGCTGTTGGTCTTGGAAGCGAGGATATGCCCGGAGCTCTATTCCTCATGGTATACAAGAGCCGGACCACCAACAATGTTACATTCTCCC contains these protein-coding regions:
- a CDS encoding related to 4-hydroxybenzoate transporter — its product is MRISWRLGSGYVESVDDYIGVLIPLEEAHLYSQAAKAKGAGHGETREEGEMDDLEMKEEREGMLEGDAAEYTVDGLRKEMREGRRGQWTTYEIKSKLMNKAIGDIGMGSYNWQLFVLCGCGWFADNLWMQGVSLCLPSLSGEFGVDEKTVRYTTSALFVGLSIGSFFWGIGSDFLGRRIAFNTTLLITSVFGIMSAYAQSWGSVCFFFSALGFGVGGNLPVDGALFLEFLPDASSALLTLLSVWWPFGQLVSSLIAWYFIGNWPVEQGWRYFIVTIGIVTFAMFVVRFFVFHLFESPKFLLNKGRQHEAVAVIHGLAYRNGTKTWLTSELLDLVACEDGEDLAHVAEKKIPAPSTIGFLREKFQSFSGERLRPLFQNKTLGMATSLIWFCWATIGMGYPLFNAFLPQYFARAHNEASDNMQSETDTISSDTYRNYAIASVMGVPGSLLAAYLVDHPSPFLGRRGTLASSTLLSAVFLFLFVFYGTTSTAQLLMSCVEAFAQNIMYGVLYAFTPEIFPAPVRGAGTGVASFLNRITGLMAPIIAATVPGDGATTPIIMSAVLILSAFIGICLIPIETRGASRL
- a CDS encoding related to chaperone protein DNAJ — protein: MSGYLSMLGWAFLPNLATGWLQSIYYGFTIRAGDPKPAPGSARYNSHRRTIHILVVAAYLCYTIFEADYEQRRISSYYADLGVPLDAADREIKTRFRRLAAMHHPDKAGKDAGDSAAFFMHLKVASDTLQDTAKRFAYERFGPEIARWQKCVTIRDYVTRGVVSGILPHYVVAAASIYILGLFGYMEFGKYYRWLVLIALCVFELHAVTRPEFPPFVSAINAVLLRFTSSPPYLPFQIISLARRLTITFYIALNQIGPLIAFMITGPEKSEEDDEKALRQSLHRLEMLTKQLDRDAVRLLDMEMAPFKGDNEATSNLQGKMREWLVQNTIRADPMVRDAMGTSLRKRRVDAPAGAKGNR